One Antedon mediterranea chromosome 1, ecAntMedi1.1, whole genome shotgun sequence genomic window, attatctgcacacgaaaatacatagggatctggactaaAGCGCCTAGCTTACTATACTAGCCAGCATGCAGCGAGCGGCGAGGCCTCCATTTTGTTGTCGATCTTTGATCATagtttgtaggcctatgcctatagtAATAAGAGATAATAATAGACATATATGTCAGGCCTACCTTTTATAAAACAGCAAGATTTGTGCCTCATCCTTAATTTGATGCGATTAGCCAATAATACCCATTCTAGACCTGGCATCTCTGTGCTGCGTGATCACCGATTTTGCCGCCGAGCCACACTGGCACAAACAAAGGGAGCCGTTTTTGGCTGTTGGCTTGCAGTTTTCTGATTGGTTGTTTACGGTCTGCCGGCCTATACGACGCATGCTccattattttcaaaaagttGTGCAGTATTTCTTATTCTTTAAtcgattttatttgatttaatttaaataactgTTTGTTGCAATAATATaggattacaaataataatattaattgtattttgaatGGTAATTACGGACCATGCTTCTATTCCCGTCACCTCAACCCAGAACACCCCCCCCACCTCTCCCCTGGGTCCCCCTGGGTCCTCTCCCGTACTCCCCGACGTACACCCAGCCATCCGCTTTCGCTCTTCTCCGAATTCCCTTGGTTGTTAGGAAAAAAACTAGTTGCAAAACCAATTGAAACAACCTTGCCCGGTTGAAAAACCGATTGGACCAGTTGACTAGTTGAACTCAGTTGAGCTTTGGGAATACCAGTTGGCCAGttggaaaaaccagttgacctgttgaaaaaccagttgaccagtttgaaaaaccagttgaccagtttgaaaaaccagttgaccagttgaaaaaccagttgaccagtttgaaaaaccagttgaccagttgaaaaaccagttgaccagttgaaaaaccagttgaccagttggaaaaaccagttgaccagttggaaaaaccagttagaccagttgaaaaaccagttgaccagttgttAAAACCAGTTGAACCAGTTGGAAACCAGTTAGACCAGTTGAAGACCAGTTGGACCAGTTGAAATTTCCAACTGTTCTCAACTGGAATTTTTACCTGGGCACTCTCTAATTTCTTTGCGTTCACCATTATAGCTTTACTCCGattataaattttgaaatagttaCTGGAAGCCTGATGTATATTTATTACGTCagaatgtataaacaaaattttcaaaaattctatcaactaaaagttgAAGTAAATCACGTCTCTAGTCCATTCTCAGTTGCCACACTTGTGTTGTTTACTCTGAAATAACCGTTtaataatctctttgctttctCATGTCCATTCTACAGTTATCACAGATTGATTAGTTTCATACCCAGTATTGTTTTGGTTTTACAATTAATTGAGAATATACCTCATGCAAGTATTTAattaggccctgtttctgctgccaactaaataccgtatattatactgtattttttgaataccgtatatatacggtatatttttggcagcagaaactacGCTCATagaaaatataccgtattttgtataccgtattttccccacaaaatttgtggataaaatatggtatttacaaatttataccgtattttttgtacccgtttctgctgccaataaaaaataccgtattttttttttacatgacaaaaggtcaacattcgtatttttattttctgtcgctgtcagctgttttacacacgtgtatatatatattcggcgaaaatgtggagcgaagacgtcacagttttactaaataaatttgtgtggggaagctaaaatgtctggccaactaaaaggtaataaaagggacaaccacatttataaagacatttctaaaaaaataaagcaggagtatggaatagacttgtctccaaagcaagtaaactcaaagctgaagagcctgcgaaagcagtacaacattgcaaaatacaataactcggggagggaacgaattaattgtccccattacgatgttttctgtgctctcacaacatctctatcactagggctaggctgttgaaagtgagacgtaaaacttcctttattgcgacttttaattatcgatcaaataaatgaatggcaatttgggtaaaaaagatgaaatttaacacgaccacccaagaagtattgttagcagaaacggggtactaaaaaatacggtataaaaaataccgtattttataccgtatttttataccgtattttgagcagttgcagcagaaacaggcccttagaattatttcagtttgttttatttttgctcAGTTACTTTTGTCATTGAAACGTagtaacattcaataaatatacaACATGGCATATGTTGATATTTAAGGTGCTGCAAGGTCCTGAACTCCTAAAGATTGGTGTTCTCTTTATCACTGCCCTCCTGTAACCGTACTTTCTTTTGTTGCTATAGCAACTGATGCTTTTATTAGAACATTTAggggttaaagatgtattgtccccctgaaaaaataattcttaacaacatttttattgaatatgccattttaatgtaacataatagttatcgactttgacaaaaaattggattgaaaaaaaatgtatttatctgaaaaaaactgtaatttaaagcaaaaaatggccaaattggctgccagccagtgggtttttggttgaatttaaccatttatttaatcaatttgtaggtgaaaacattttttttttctatatggaactgattaacttttttaaaaccacaaaataacatatttaaagtctgatttaattaacctttttttttcatgtttttgggggacaatacatctttaataggtCAAACccctttatgtttttttttgttttagctGAAAGTGATTTTTTACACTAATACATTCAAAGCTTTAGATTTAGATCTTAAATTTTGTTTGATACTTTCACTTTACCTTGGAAAATACATCAACATTCATCTTGTGTTTGCTTATGTCACTAATTTCTTAGATCAAAACCAATATAATAAGATATATGTAGCTacatgtacatttttatttcatttttaatcaattcaaaacaagattcaatttaaaaactttaGCAAACACCATTACAAATACTCCTAAAACTACTAGAATATAATTAATTAGaatatcattaattaaaatataggaaatactgatttatgattagatatcaatttgattttattaattaaaaagcaataataataattcaattcaattcaaattcaattactTTCACCTTTACCTTGGAAAATACATAAACATTCATCTTGTGTTTGCTTATGTCACTAATTTCTATAAAAACCAATATAATAAGATatataatatgtaggcctacattcattgtaagtttttttttcatttcaaaacGAGATTCAATTTAAGAACTTCAGCAAATATTAGATTAAAACACtactaattattaatgaaaatataggaaatactgatttatgattagatatcaatttgttattattatattaaaacaataataatgttactattatgtatgtattagcatagttttaaataataaaataagatttttttacagaatgaattgattaaattatttggtattactataatatttaaaaatgattaataataaaacatccaTTGTTACTAACTAATAAAAAAttcccaaaaaaataaattacagttgatatgacaatatattttattattgatgttataAAATgtggattattataataaataatcatttaatgatAAGGCAAAATTTTACTTAATAATtagtagtttattttttaattaatttatatccAATATTACTTTGCaaaattccaaaataaaagattgaatgaatgaattataaagAATATAACCATTTAACACCAGATACccttttaattaaattagtaaaactaaaataaataccaatattaTGATTTACTAAAGATTATAACACATCCAAGTCAGTAGtatcttttattaataatggAATTTGATATTACTATGTAGTATTATATATGGGcatatatttttaacaattctgacaatactataattattatttaataaattatcgTAATCATAAacttatgtactgtatgtgattaAATTAAGACACTgtatattcaaattaattttatttcgtcattatgttattaaaccaaggttttattattcatttaaaataattaatataacacaAAAAGTATAATAACCAAACATGATTTTTGATCTCACTGCATctttaataaaatcaatatttttccattttttatatttatgagCCAAATTAAAGTCAAATTACTAAagttataattaaaattttcttatggtgctcttttaaccatcatcactgtctTCTTGAGACTGTTGTATTTATGGAAATGATACCAGATGATGCCTGACCAATCAGCTGTACCTGGTGTAAGGTAAAGCCCATTCAGAGTTGAATGATAACAGGCATTGTACCACCAAGCACCTTTGCATGCCTCAGCACAGTTAGTACCGCTGCTGTTATCATTGTCTATATCATGCGTTGTAAATTGTTGACCATTGTGCCATGCCAAAGAAtcacctaaacaaacaaaacatatcaTCTTTAGTTTACTGGATACATGcagtttttttaatacaattgttttatttaaacatgtaaaaaattaatatatgctATGTAAAATGATGCATACCTAATgagtgttttaattaatttatgtttttttgagATTCACATCCTGTTTTAGgggattttttatttgtttaaaatcaaaaaacctttaaaaaatagtgttcttgtctttttttattctataaattatacaatatggttgatttattttactatattataattataatttgttgcTCATTCAATGTTTGCttattattttacttgtttTCCTTTTAATGTATATGAACcatattaattcatataataatatttattcgatcatcaatgtaaaaataaccaggaatgagaataggctaaagcccaaacagattctgcactcactccatacaacataaacagttaagataaaaccatatacaagaaaaatacaaataaactatactaTATTACATACAACatgaaattatgaaaatatgataaaattgacattaataaaacattaatattgtttttatattttaactgaaatatactttcaatacaaatgtactgatttaaaaaaaacaatggaaGCGAAAACTAATTTCCAAAGTGTTTAGTAactacaacatttaaaataataacatttttaaatgttaaattgaaatgttgttgttaaatgtTGGAGCTAATCCATTGAACATTTTGATATCATTTTTAGAATTGttagtttgattaattaattttagttgGTTGTGTATATAGTAGCTTTTCTTTAATATTGGTCCAATTTCTTTCAGATTTGATATCATGTTGCCTTTTTATCTTTGGGTAGCATATTGTTAAGTTTAACCTAAATCAATTTcaaatttctgtttttctttttctatatttttcacataatacatgatttgtaaataaaacaaggccatacatGGCTGCGGTcacgtgctcaaatttgagttagtgtttaccgaccaaccgagtgagctgtagagtcgcgtttgcacatgactaaaaattaattaattattaaacacaaCTGTTTTTATAgcttatattatacagtaccaaAGGAAAACTTCATTATACCTGACCTACCGTAGTCAGTGCAGTGAACATTTCCGAACTTGATTTAATACTATTAGAACATTTTTTCCtcattttctatttcatttGTGGTAAGTGTtccatttttaatcatttcgtTGGCAAGCTAACATCTTTTGTATCTCAAATCTATCTAAAATATGGTGTAgtactttaaaattaaattggaaCATTGGCCATGTATGAGTCATTATGTCCCAGTCAATATTCCAGTGACTATTTATAAATGCTGGTACATAACTAGATGCAACATGGGATTCTTGTGATGAAGACATATAAATGTGTGAACATTAAGGTATGCTAAATTTACTGTTCTGTAAGCTTGTTTAAACCGTTTAATCCCATTCAATGTTCttatcatctatatataaatttacgtaagggcaaaattcggtaaatcgcgcgttatttctagaatgttttctcgatggtatataaagtttattcgtactttcggtactgattttaaccacctgatgtaaccctgtttactaattaaattgagttcgataattagttattgacaattaaaacgaatttaggttcaactatttgccccaaataggggtgtttttcgatcgtggtatacactgtctaatggatgtccatcttgaaaaatacccgcagacaatattACGAgaatgcttcgcattttcctatctcctcctacgataattgtttttaatgactgaaaaccggttgaacagttcgagtacagcatcaaaatgttgaagacaggccgattttctttaaaaaataggcctactattttgatagatttaatatatgtttatacaagtgtattgatttgtgatgaatggaacattccaatctctgttccacaagtgtctattccgtcaggcgtcgtaaaggcaagtactgtatactcataacagaaacttgatccattttttttttcaatatgtgctgtagaggttggatatagattgtttttaaatggaatgagctagcgttttcagtcgctgtattttatgtacaaatctttattattgcagttaaaccacccacatcatcaccctttcctcactggcatgagcgttgtaaagccagtagaggataggcctacggtgcatcacatgccctaaacgcagaacaactttggtgggtagggtaggaaccgaCTTAAAGTATGAatttggctctaagaaacaattgaaaaccattaggcctactaattaagttgagttagataatttactatttatgatttgccccgaatagaggggGTTTTCGaacgagcgtaccatctagtttaaaCTCAATTATAGGTAGTCATAATTGGTTTGAAAATTCAGTTTTTAATACTCTTAAAGTGATAAatgcaacaacaacaaaagtgCACAGTGTGTATTTTTAATGCAAGGTACAAAGGTGAGGcctataaagaaaaataatacttttaattctttgtttacttgaaatgtgttttttagtGTAAAAATTGATTGAATGTACTAACCTGCCGTTCCTGTGTATCCACTGATTTTCAAAGCATAGTTAGAGTCCTCAGTATCAACACGAAAGTGAGAATATCTTGCAAACTTCATGTCATCCAAGTGGTCAGTCATCTCTATTAGAAGCTCAAAACTGCCATCAGCTGTTAAACGGTTGATTTGTTCATTACCAAGCCAGAACTCTGTGTTCACATTTCCAAAACCCTCTTTGTATTCTGCCCAATTACGGTAGAAATCAACTGATCCATCTTGTCTTCTCTGTATCACCTGATAATGAAAGGATAGTAATCTATACTCTACAGTCTTACTAAAACAGTGATGTCAAGCCCATCAACTTGAGTAAATAGAAGTAAATGAATTAAGAATCTGACCAGTAATATTACGATTAAGGTacatcaatattttacaattttattttgatgttCCTCATTTTCTACAATTTGATTACActcattttacaataattatgcaAGTTTTTGAACATTTAGTGTGATTGTTCTTTTGTTGTGACCTCCAGACAACACTTCAACAAATCGCTCTGCGTGTGCGCAGGTATAGTTATGTGTGGGTCGAGAACCCTATTTCTGAAAAGTAACGTTAGTAAAAAATGTGGAAGAATCATTAATTTCTGttgaacaaaatgataaatctaaagttatgtttttaataaagccaaatactgtattattaggAATTGTTCATTGCAATAAGCTATTTATCCATATGCAAGTTTTAAACATTCCTAAACAACTGTTCGCTTAACTGTGTAAATGAGTAGAATGTTGATGTCATTCGTTAAAGTCTACATGCTCGTACAAAAGCTCCTTATTTCATTCATGCCATCATCTGTAAGTCAACATCGCCCTCTATCTATTTTCAAGATGTAAGGAGTGCAGAGTGCGACGTCATATGTGAATGGAATCCCCTTTCCGTTTATTAATTATGAGAGATGCTTGTACAATGGCTTGAATATCGTAAATTTGAAAGTCCTTGTACTTCTGGAACGGATTCTATCTGAAATCATACCATTGTTCTCTATTAATTGTTTTGCTGGTGTCTCTATGGCTGGCAGTTCTTACGGTAACGTATTGTGATGTGTGTTTTAATAATGAATTAGTAAGCTGTGGCAATGATGTTAGATTTACCTTtgatatctttaaataaattgtaagtGTCTTTCAAGGATACAAgcaaaattcaattttttcaaGTAATAAGCTAGTGTGTTATAATGATGTTGGATTTGCTCCTTCAGATATCTTTACATAAATTGTTGCCTATACTTACTGTCCATCCTGCATCATGCCTCATGTCACAGTACACAGTAAACTCTGGTCTTCCATCACATGTATGGTGTATCACATATTCACCACTCACAGCAGAaggattattttgtaaaatcgTACTACAATCCCTCATAAAACACTCTAAAATTACAAAGTTTGAAGATCACATATTAGATATAACATTGAAATAAGCCTATACATTGAGTGAAACGTCCATTTTGTTATAAGATTAATTTTATAGTAGGTAAATACAAGTGAAAGTACTTTAAGAATATTAAAGAGAACATTTACTATAGGCAAATTCAACAGCAACAGTCACGACCAGCAGCCAATCACTAATAATAAATGTGAACCTCCatataagaaataaatttatttaataataaattgtatacTTACTCATTTTGGAATCAGTGGCCCGGACAtgaagaaaaatgaaatataaaataattaacatacaGTAATGACAGTATATAGATATAGAATGCAGCtattacagtaatttaataattacaaactAGTTTTCTtggtgagagagagagagaggaacAGCATTTTACAGTAGTTGAAATAGTGAACTTCCCATGGAGAGTGACCACATGATAATGTAGGTGCATCACATTGGCCAATTAGTGTAGATATGCTAGTTTGAAGTCACAaccaaaaacattatttttgatcATACGTCCACTGCACAGTCACGCATCATGCATGCGTAGAAATGTATTCTGATCGAGAATTGTTGGTTGGTTgggtttggaaataaaataaaaagatattaaacATCTCACCATGACAGTAAATCAAGAACTAAATAAAgtttcttctttcaaataattttttcttttggatgatccaaaagaataaaatatttgaatactaCAGTATCCAgagatccagatgaacctttttactaAAGTTTCTTCTTTGCTCAAATCTAATATTACATATCACTCAATATACTTATACCATGTGTAGTAGACAACacataatattcaaattatgattgaCAATATTGCTTTTTCACAGGTTTCCCATTCAAAATTATTTGGGCGTAATTATAGATGAAACACTAACATATGGGGCATTCCAAAGTATTTTTGTAATATGGACGTGACATTTTTGAGAATATAATTAGCcatattttagaaataaaaaagaatacatAACATATATGGCCATGAATGTTAATTATGAAAGTCAAACAAATTTATAAGActgtacaaaaaaattattaaaattctatGCGTCACAGACAGGCAATGTACATGACTTTTAAGAAGGTTTAGGTATTGTAATATTTCTCCTCATTTAAAAGAAatcttaaaatttattttgtattatgatGTTGCCAGATAGTTGTTTTAGATATAACTGAATGTTAATTAACtccaaatttattaataaatatgatttatatgtTGTTACAGACGGGATTTTTCCAACGTCGTGGACAGAACACTTTTGTCCaggttaaaaaaattgtataattttgatatttacaaaaataaaattacatcagtttattcttttattacaaatcaaaatattattcaacCTTTGAAACACTGTTGAAAGTTTAGGTcaagtgaaaatattaaaattcataaaataatataaaatattatttataaaattaattattcaaagaGTTATAAAGAGAAGcaataattgttaaattcatttgtttaattcatttattttaaaaaacatcattaatttaaaagttaGGTTTCGTATAAACAAATCTTCAAGCTATTAACACATTTAAGGCGATTCTTTAAAAATTGACGTTGGCATTTGACGTCTGAATTTCTTAGTGGATCCAAGTTGCACCTGAAATTTTCTTCTATCCTTGCttgaatttaatattatttctatttagtATCTGATTTATAAAGGTTTATGGTTGCAAATTCACAAAGAATGAAATCTACaaagtgaaaaaaaatacaagtttAAATCTATTGCAATTTAATATCCTTAAGAACAGttgaaaattaagttttgaaaaTACAGATTTTGCAATCATTACTTCAATAAACACTAAATGAGGAAAAAACCCAACCAAAATTTCTCAGAAGTgacaattataattttttaaatgaaaattatgtatgaatatgaaattaataaacaaata contains:
- the LOC140050412 gene encoding fibrinogen-like protein A, whose protein sequence is MHTFATLVVVLNLLPIVVLSTNSFYTVIQGQALEGWSYELKNISRVNCLLECSHKSDCLSVNYNQKDRVCQISKQILEEASVENNVIQKPEFCYIERCFMRDCSTILQNNPSAVSGEYVIHHTCDGRPEFTVYCDMRHDAGWTVIQRRQDGSVDFYRNWAEYKEGFGNVNTEFWLGNEQINRLTADGSFELLIEMTDHLDDMKFARYSHFRVDTEDSNYALKISGYTGTAGDSLAWHNGQQFTTHDIDNDNSSGTNCAEACKGAWWYNACYHSTLNGLYLTPGTADWSGIIWYHFHKYNSLKKTVMMVKRAP